Proteins from one Triticum aestivum cultivar Chinese Spring chromosome 7A, IWGSC CS RefSeq v2.1, whole genome shotgun sequence genomic window:
- the LOC123152785 gene encoding L-gulonolactone oxidase 2 has translation MSQGQARRMGSLLPVALLGLGILLQLAGCSPPPDPVVCTHGTSNCTITNTYGFFLCPAANVTYPRTEQELVAAVAAVASAKRKVKVATKHSHSIPKLACPGGRDGTIISTARLNRTVRVDAEKRLMTVESGMLLRDLIEAAAAEGLSLPHSPYWSGLTIGGLLATGAHGSSLWGKGGAVHEYVVGLRIVTPAPAGRGFAVVRELGAHHPDLDATKVSIGVLGVISHVTLALQPLFKRSVTFVKRDDSDFADQVATWGRLHEFADMLWLPQQGKVVYRQDDRVDVSTPGDGLNDMLLFRANPTRATIAARAAEELLQENGTDTARCAAARLQADTLERLAYGFTNDGVSFTGYPVVGYQHRIQASGTCADSPEDGLRSACGWDPRIPGSFNDNSGFSVALSKAPAFIVDMQRLRDLNPAVFCAGVDPRIGVAFRYIKASSAYLGKAEDSIAIDIIYYRSHADGMPRVHADVVDEIEQMALHKYGALPHWGKNRNIAFDGAISKYPKAHEFLMVKDRYDPDGLFSSEWSDQVLGVNESPNIMKEHCAIEGNCVCSEDSHCAPEQGYFCRPGKVYAKARVCSFGKDD, from the exons ATGTCGCAAGGACAAGCAAGAAGAATGGGAAGCTTGCTCCCGGTCGCCCTCCTAGGGCTAGGGATCCTCCTCCAGCTCGCTGGCTGCAGCCCTCCGCCGGACCCGGTGGTGTGCACGCACGGCACGTCCAACTGCACCATCACCAACACGTACGGCTTCTTCCTCTGCCCCGCGGCCAACGTCACCTACccgcggaccgagcaagagctcgtcGCGGCCGTGGCGGCCGTGGCGTCCGCGAAACGGAAGGTGAAAGTGGCCACCAAGCACTCGCACAGCATCCCCAAGCTCGCGTGCCCCGGCGGCCGCGACGGCACGATCATAAGCACCGCGCGGCTGAACCGGACGGTGCGCGTCGATGCCGAGAAGCGGCTCATGACGGTGGAGAGCGGCATGCTACTCCGGGACCTCatcgaggccgccgccgccgagggccTGTCGTTGCCGCATTCACCGTACTGGTCCGGCCTGACCATCGGCGGGCTCCTGGCGACGGGCGCGCACGGGAGCTCGCTGTGGGGCAAGGGAGGCGCTGTTCACGAGTACGTGGTCGGGCTGAGGATCGTGACGCCGGCGCCGGCCGGCCGGGGGTTCGCCGTGGTGAGGGAGCTTGGCGCCCATCACCCGGACCTGGACGCCACCAAGGTCTCCATTGGCGTCCTGGGCGTCATCtct CAT GTAACTCTGGCCTTGCAGCCGCTGTTCAAGCGGTCGGTGACGTTCGTGAAGCGGGACGACTCAGACTTCGCGGACCAGGTGGCCACGTGGGGCCGCCTCCACGAGTTCGCCGACATGCTATGGCTGCCGCAGCAGGGCAAGGTCGTCTACCGCCAGGACGACCGCGTCGACGTCTCCACGCCGGGCGACGGCCTCAACGACATGCTCCTTTTCCGCGCCAATCCCACCCGGGCGACCATCGCTGCAAGAGCCGCCGAGGAGCTGCTGCAGGAGAACGGCACCGACACCGCCCGGTGCGCGGCGGCGCGGCTGCAGGCGGACACGCTGGAGAGGCTGGCCTACGGCTTCACCAACGACGGCGTCTCCTTCACGGGGTACCCGGTGGTGGGGTACCAGCACCGCATCCAGGCGTCCGGCACATGCGCAGACAGCCCGGAGGACGGCCTCCGCTCCGCCTGCGGCTGGGACCCGCGCATCCCAGGTTCTTTCAACGACAACTCCGGCTTTAGCGTCGCCCTCTCCAAGGCGCCGGCGTTCATCGTCGACATGCAGCGCCTCCGGGATCTCAACCCTGCCGTGTTTTGTGCTGGCGTCGACCCTAGGATAGGCGTGGCCTTCCGCTACATCAAGGCATCCTCCGCCTACCTCGGCAAGGCCGAGGACTCCATCGCCATCGACATCATCTACTACCGTAGCCACGCCGACGGGATGCCACGCGTGCACGCCGACGTGGTGGACGAGATCGAGCAGATGGCACTACACAAGTACGGTGCCCTGCCGCACTGGGGCAAAAACCGCAACATCGCTTTCGACGGTGCCATCTCAAAGTACCCAAAAGCCCACGAGTTCCTGATGGTGAAGGACAGGTACGACCCTGACGGACTCTTCTCAAGCGAGTGGAGCGACCAGGTGCTCGGCGTCAATGAGAGTCCCAATATCATGAAGGAGCATTGTGCCATCGAAGGAAACTGCGTCTGCTCCGAGGACTCGCACTGCGCGCCGGAGCAGGGCTACTTCTGCCGACCAGGGAAGGTGTACGCGAAGGCTAGAGTTTGTTCATTTGGCAAGGATGATTAG